In one Methylocaldum szegediense genomic region, the following are encoded:
- a CDS encoding uracil-DNA glycosylase, which produces MMKDESRTPSEQLEDLASGIRRCVSCRLHKRRRHAVPGEGPASAEIVLLGEGPGGKEDATGRPFVGPAGHYLDKLLENQGLTRERLFITNCVKCRPPENRTPRRDELKTCTSLWLEKQLELISPNLIVLLGQVATRQMLGDTATVSDLHGKLANHKGQNYFVTYHPAAALRFDWVADTIHADFETLGKLLVRPADLP; this is translated from the coding sequence ATGATGAAAGACGAATCAAGGACGCCGTCCGAACAGCTCGAAGACTTGGCGAGCGGCATTCGCCGATGTGTTTCCTGCCGGCTTCACAAACGCCGCAGACACGCGGTTCCCGGCGAAGGCCCGGCGAGCGCGGAGATCGTATTGTTGGGCGAAGGTCCGGGGGGCAAAGAGGATGCGACCGGCCGCCCGTTCGTCGGTCCAGCAGGCCACTATCTCGACAAGCTGCTCGAAAATCAGGGCTTGACCCGCGAACGGCTATTCATAACTAACTGCGTCAAGTGCCGCCCTCCGGAAAATCGAACGCCGCGCCGCGATGAGCTGAAAACCTGCACGAGCCTTTGGCTGGAAAAACAGCTAGAGCTGATCTCACCCAACCTCATCGTTCTGCTCGGGCAAGTCGCCACTCGCCAGATGCTGGGCGATACCGCAACCGTTTCCGACTTGCATGGAAAACTAGCAAATCACAAAGGGCAGAATTATTTCGTCACCTACCACCCGGCTGCCGCTTTGCGCTTCGATTGGGTCGCCGACACCATCCATGCCGATTTCGAGACCCTCGGCAAACTACTCGTCCGGCCCGCCGATTTGCCGTAA